The Acanthopagrus latus isolate v.2019 chromosome 20, fAcaLat1.1, whole genome shotgun sequence genomic sequence acacacacacaccattttcTAGAAATTAGACATTTACCTCccataacaaaacaaataacctgaggaaaaatgaaatacagaaagTAGGAGAACGCCCAAGTGTGTGTATGtcgtgtgggtgtgtgcttgtgtgtgtgtgtgcgtgtgtgtgtgtgtgcgtgtgtgtgtgtgtgtgtacacggtTAAGTGTGAGCTACTCGGCATGCTCACATGCTCTTAAATAACCTGGTTCCAGGCAGCTCCCTGCTGCCAGCTAACCAACTAAGAGACAGATTTTCTCACCAGGTCAGATTTATAGTAGCTGATGGCGTTTTCATCCAGCATGAAGTACCTCCTCTTCCAGTTCTTCATCTgaggaagtgacatcagtgTATGTAGTTAGTTTAACCCAGTTAGTTGGACACGGCTGCCAGAGAAAAGCTTTGGGTGttttttcacagaaacaaagaagatCTCGATGAATTCAGCCATTAGTAGTgcagattaaaatgtaaaaattcatTAAGTTCATCCAGATGGTTCATCCTGTGAGGAGCAGGAATGTAGTCATGTACACATCATAAAGAGTGTGTGTACTCTCACCACAGCTCCCTGTTTGACACAGTATCCAGCCTTGATGACGGCCTGGTCCTGAGCTCCTCTGGACAGGAAGTAGGGCAGCTGATTCTGCCCACGCTTCAAACCTCCGCGGTCCGCCCCGTTCTgcccctccccctgctcctgaaacacacacacacacacacacacacacacacacacacacacacacacacacacacacacacacacacacaatgtttgcCTACTGTCAACTCAGATATTtaagcaaaaacatttcaaagttttTGCTGATCTGTCTGATactctttacttttatttcttttagttCTATTTGGTGTTTAGGTCGTCATATCGTTTCATTTTACTTACAACAGTCACAATAACATCAGGTGAGCAGAGAACCTTTCATTCAACATGCTGTAGAGATGCTGAGGTATAAATTCTCAAAAGGTTCAAATTTAAGTCCTcaattttcaaatcaaaaatcaacacAGCATAGCAAgattttatcttttcattcCATGCATTCCTCTTCCTCGTCAGTGGCAGTTGTGCTGGTAGCAGCTAACGTAGCCTCGAGCTGCTGGAGCAGGCTACAGCGCCTGGTATACTTCCTCCTTCCTGCTGTAGCTCCACACATCACTTAAGGACACAAATTTTCCTTTAATAACTGAACTCTTAATGAGCTCCgaaacatttctgtgtctttaGTTTCCCAGCAGCCGAGTCGAGATGCAGGACAGATCATGAAACTCAAACCAGCCATCACTCGTTTGTGTCGATGCGTGTTGGGTCGCGCATTTGTGGCTGCATACCATCGCAGGCAGGACCGGACCTGACAGGCTTCTGCTGAGGCAACGCAcatgacagagtgtgtgtgtgtgtgtgtgtgtgtgtgtgtgtgtgtgtgtgtgtgttacctgtgtggCAGTGATGATAGGGACTCCTCCGATGATCTCAGTCTTGTAGGAGACCTGTTTCATGGCTCCAAGGGCTTCCTGGGGAGTCTCTGCGTGGGCGGCGTGGCCCTCGCCTGCCTTTGGcacctaaaaacacaaaaggagatGAACAAAAGGCCCGTCTGTCGAGCACACGGTCAACACCCACAGGTCTTAAGTTCATggtttatctttgttttcttatctCTTCCAGGAGCTTTCATCTTGTATTTTGTCTCCTAACAACCAAAATCAGCAcagtgcttttgtgttttcGAGCTGTAAAGAAGATACACCAGGCACACAAAATACTTGCTAGAAAGACCaatttgttgttggttttggtcttttgtgGAATCTGTTGAcaataactgaacaaaaaagACCTGAGACTTTTTGGGatatttcatgaaaacagtgtttcaggTCACTACAGAatagtcagacagacagaaaccagaGGAAGAGATTTTTGTATACgatgacaaagacacacaactTTACCAGCGTTTGTACTATTGCTGGCAAACGTGAACGGAATCTGaatatttattataatattGGCATATTTGAGTTTGTACAGAGGACGTTTCTTGACGTTATACTTAGACACAAACAGGCATTAATCATATAGTGATggaacagagagacaaaaatggCTGCTGACAACATTTTGATGACAAATTATCCTGAAGATCATGTGAAGAGCAGAAAGGTTTCACTGCCTCGTTCACAGTCGACTCTGTAGCTAAACAACCGAGTAGacaatctgcttcctgtgtACATCAGCGATCCAACGCGGGGCAAACAACGTGTCTAAATATCATCAGCCTACATGCTCAGTGTACTTACTGAAACatgtctgaaaaatgtctcGGACTTTTTGAAAGAAGATTATCTACACGTCTATATTCCTTTATAAACGTATAGTGTTACAGATGTTTACTTAGTAAACGACAGAATGTAGGAATTCTGTGGTACAAAATTCAAAGTAGAGAAAAGGGAACATAAAGTTCTGAGAACAGACGAACATGACACCTGTGCTGCCCTGCTGATggacgctgctgcagctgcaggtggatGTGAAAGTCTTTCATGTTCTCGTTCCATTTAAACTCTGTTAAGCTCTGAACTGAACTTTATCTCTGTGGCCTGATGGGTAATTTTCCATCTGCTGCAGCCTGAGGCAGAAGACAGAGCGGCCTACAACAACCAGAGAAACAGGGTCACCTATTgatccatctgtgtgtgtgtgtgtgtgtgtgtgtgtgtgtgtgaggctcaCAGTAATCTTGGTGGCGTTGTTGAGAACACTGATCCATTCCACCAAATCCTGCTGGTCGTTGGCCTGCAGATAAAACTTCCTCATTCCTGCATTTATAactacacagagagagagagggagagagtcagggagacaaaacaagatgtgttgttttttcatcttcttcttggTTTAAAACATTCGACAAATGAAAGCacaacaggaggaagaagaagaagaaaaactacaCCGAGCTGCATGCAAATCCTGAGctaaaaatatcagtttgtttctggtttctcagaggcagaggatgtgtgtgtgtgtgtgtgtgtgtgtgtgtgtgtgtgtgtgtgtgtgcatatgctaACATCCAATccagatgcaaacacacacacacacacacacacacacacacacacacacacacacatacagaggtcAGGTCAGGGATATTGTACAGTTTCCTCCTATTGAGTGACAAAAAGCTACCGTTGGCCACCAgaggaacaacaacaagcagTGAGGGACAAAAGGGAGGAAATAAACCTTACgggggaggaaaagagggaggcagagaggggaaaaagggagaaacGAGAAAGGAAGGAAGCGAGGAAGGAGTGGGAATAGAGCAGATTGGACAGGAAGAAATGCCGGAGAAAAAGTAGAGGAGGTTTGAGGGGAAAAAGCAAAATCGATGGCCGAAACTACATGGACACCTGAAGACTACACCTACGTGTGCGTTTATCTGCTGCTACATCAGGTTTTCCACCAGATGTTGGGAGCTGGATCCAGGGATTTAGGTGGTGATCAGGTCTGACTcaggaaaagagggaggaaggaaagtaATAAAGATAGGGAGcataaaatgaaagatgaaCTTACCAAAGCAGAACTCTGCCTTCGGTCTGAGTTTGGTTGCATCACTGACCTGAATGAAAGCGAGAAAGGTGTtaattaagaagaagaagaagaaaactgcatGTGTCAAAGCCAACAGGATGTTCAGGATCTAATACAGAGATCTTCTTAGGTTAGCAGGTATTTGATAATAGACCAAAGTGttattaaaactgtgtgtgtgcatgtgagagagGACTCACTTTGGAGATGTAGGTGAGTTTGAGAGATCCCACCTTCTCTGCACCTTTAGGCAGATTCtgaacaagaaaacacaaaaaacatcgaaccattattttcatgttgaacAGTAGCGGTAGTGTTACAGGTACGAGAGGGggctgcctctgctgcatccACATGGTTTGGGTGTCTGAACGTCCAGTCAAGTGctcaaatcaattaaaatgttcattgaaaatatgattaaaaaagaagaaagcacctgtttaaaatgcaataaaacaaaaggccTCTCCATGCATGTTATTGaactattcattttatttagaaCACAAACGCATCTATATGTCATTATCTGGATATGAAATGGACTATACTGTGATATGAGGTGTTGTCgcaccacacagcagcagcatcagcagcagataTTAACTTTAAGCTGCCGGAGTCAAACATCTGGTCActggcagcagctggagcagccGACCTGCCCGAGGCTGCAGTGTTCGAGGACTTCCCCGGCTGTGGGAAACATAGACGCTACtaaacttttcactttttgttctgGTTCCTGTTTATCTGCATTGTTTCACACGCGATCCGATGGAGCTCTCAGATGTGTTTGATAAGAGCTGTCTGACTTATAGATTCAACCAATCACGTTCACATCTGCTCCTATAAACCCACGACTTCCTCTTCAGAGCGTTTAAACCCAGATTATTTCAGGGTTTCACAGCGTTAGCAGCTCACCCTCCTCTGGTTAGATATCATCTGCCttactgtattctgtttattccTCTTCTGTGAGCTGTACTGACGGTGCAGTTCTCAGTctgactccacacacacacacacacacacacacacacacacacaccgtccttCTGCCCCAAATACTCACTGGAGCAACAAATGTGAATTAatccgctgctgaaaatagtcccctACAAATGCACCGTTTCCTCCTGTTTGACCAACATCTGCTCAACAGTGACCAGCTGTTTCAGAGGAATGAAAACCACACGTTTGTGAAATAAAGATTTGTCTCCAACAGAACTGAACCAATGGTCTTTAGGCTGAGTGCCACAGACCTCTGAGGGCTGAGGCTGAAATGCAACCTTGTGAAATAATAATTGATGTcgtatttctttaaaccaatcacaacTGTCTTGGGTGGTGCAAAGCCCAGGATGTACGACGGCTCCGCCTGTCGGGGCGAGCCCCAGAGTTACAGTGgatgaaaaaagtcaaatctggTTGGGTTGATGTTAAGTGTTATCATGTATGTTTCTCGTTTGGATGTCGTTGTCGTTGTTTCCCCAAGCGACAGGGATTTTGATGGCAGCAGCTCGCAGGTTgcagaaagggaggaaaatgtCGACCAGCGTTTCCCAAATCCcgagatgacgtcctcaaaggtcttgttttgtcctcaacccacagacattcagtttactgtcataaaaatatttctatttaagaagctggaatctgaGAATTCTGActtaaaagagagaaaactgaatCAAACCAGTCAATTCATTATAAAATAGCTGACTGAAATAGATGCCTGAGGGCACATCGGTGAGTCAGACTGTATTTCTAATGTCTGCTTGActtcagtgaaaacaatacAGGAAACTATGCGACAGATTATCTCCTGAAGCGAGTCTCAAGTCGCTGCAAGTATGCGAGTGATGCTGTACTGTTAACAACAGCTGCCTGGAGGGAAGGAAATTAATCTATCACTTCTATAACTTCACACATCAGAGCTGCTACagatcatttaaaaagtaaactaaacaaactgcttaaacacacacacacacacacacacacacagcctcacctGTGGGTTGTCCATGTACCACAGCAGGTTTCCCTGCTGGGTGTCCAGGATGAAGTATCTGCGCAGGAACCTGCCGCTGCTCTCATTCTCCTCGATGTCCAGGAATCCGCAGATGCGATTCTGTCGGTCCACGTACGGCATCGCGACCCCGACCAGCTCAGCCCGCCCTGGAGCATCACAGGAACACTGCCGGGAGGCGGGACAGGTCGACAGGTAGAGTTACCTCAGGTGAAAGGAGCTACACTTTGAAGGTTTATAGCTGCAGTCTGGCTGTGTGTTGTATTAAATATTAACTTAATGCCCAGCTCATAACAGAGACATGTTTTAGTCTGCCGGCTTTGTATTTGATCAGATTTGAAAGGTAACAATGATCTGACTCcagcttttaaatgtttcaacacCCGCATAAACAGTGCAGGAGGTGTAGACTGCTACACGTCTCACCTCACATGGACATAAACAACttcaaataaaagctgaagGTCATTATTTTAATCTCAAAGCATGTGCGAGCAACAGCTGAACTCTTCAGTTCCCTCTCATGACAAAACCTGTTGCTACAAGCAGGTGACCTGAAAACTCTCATCAGAACACCAAGAATGAGGATTTGAAGACTTCACCTCTTTATCTGGTTTCTTCACCTTTCAGTTTCAG encodes the following:
- the plekha1b gene encoding pleckstrin homology domain-containing family A member 1 isoform X2 produces the protein MPYVDRQNRICGFLDIEENESSGRFLRRYFILDTQQGNLLWYMDNPQNLPKGAEKVGSLKLTYISKVSDATKLRPKAEFCFVINAGMRKFYLQANDQQDLVEWISVLNNATKITVPKAGEGHAAHAETPQEALGAMKQVSYKTEIIGGVPIITATQEQGEGQNGADRGGLKRGQNQLPYFLSRGAQDQAVIKAGYCVKQGAVMKNWKRRYFMLDENAISYYKSDLEREALKVIPLKEIHKVQECKQSELMMRDNLFEMVTSSRTFYIQADSPEDMHSWIKAISGAIVAQRGPGRSANTIRQARRLSSPCIQRYTPFCSGECSTNAVTTPLPPQHPPPPSTTPLTRSYTTHNPPPAPPHRALSLTLDMHHQDNFLGLLPWRLSGVQSVMMPLPSARSRLSLQETVQSSK
- the plekha1b gene encoding pleckstrin homology domain-containing family A member 1 isoform X1; translated protein: MPYVDRQNRICGFLDIEENESSGRFLRRYFILDTQQGNLLWYMDNPQNLPKGAEKVGSLKLTYISKVSDATKLRPKAEFCFVINAGMRKFYLQANDQQDLVEWISVLNNATKITVPKAGEGHAAHAETPQEALGAMKQVSYKTEIIGGVPIITATQEQGEGQNGADRGGLKRGQNQLPYFLSRGAQDQAVIKAGYCVKQGAVMKNWKRRYFMLDENAISYYKSDLEREALKVIPLKEIHKVQECKQSELMMRDNLFEMVTSSRTFYIQADSPEDMHSWIKAISGAIVAQRGPGRSANTERSDHSSPSPTSSSTFYYPLDQELHYPQSSSSATSSGPQPHTGHAPPGQLPGPASVEAERRPVRDDAPPIGALPPVAAGDGAVFKVTEEIESPWKRRSEIARLGFVDGDGGEQLNSRPTENSDLQMTMI